A genomic region of bacterium contains the following coding sequences:
- a CDS encoding Xaa-Pro peptidase family protein, whose amino-acid sequence MNYKKRINIIRNYLNKEKTDALLIKDPSNIFYLTGILETEGFLLIDKDKTTLFLPALYKEEANQLDNQYIIEPLNLTDFKKVLSGYKRVSFIATELTYNLFSLLQKDNKTTFVATPDIIKDIRMIKEEEELVLIKKALSINHKVFQQIEKQIETGMRETEVAGEIHYLIRHLGGRKEAFEPIVASGLNSVYPHHRNSDRKIRKNQPLVIDAGTDYRGYKSDLTRTLFLGTPPKKLVEPFKVLQEVLLKTIEFVKPGMVGKEIHSFAVEVLKKNKLDKYFIHGLGHGVGIDVHEKPFLNSQSTDIIQKGCVLTIEPGIYIPQVGGMRLEEMLII is encoded by the coding sequence ATGAACTACAAAAAACGTATAAATATTATAAGAAACTATCTAAACAAAGAAAAAACAGACGCTCTTCTTATAAAAGACCCTTCTAATATATTTTATTTAACAGGTATACTTGAAACAGAAGGGTTTCTTCTTATAGATAAAGATAAAACAACTCTTTTTTTACCAGCGCTATATAAAGAAGAAGCCAACCAACTTGATAACCAGTACATAATTGAACCTTTAAATTTAACTGATTTTAAAAAGGTTCTTTCAGGATATAAAAGAGTTTCTTTCATAGCTACAGAATTAACTTATAACCTCTTTTCTTTACTACAGAAAGACAATAAAACCACATTTGTAGCAACACCTGATATTATAAAAGATATCAGAATGATAAAAGAAGAAGAAGAGTTAGTTCTAATAAAAAAAGCATTATCTATTAACCACAAAGTTTTTCAACAGATAGAGAAACAAATTGAAACAGGTATGCGGGAAACAGAGGTAGCTGGAGAGATACATTATCTTATAAGACACCTCGGCGGGAGAAAAGAAGCCTTTGAACCAATTGTTGCTTCTGGATTAAATTCTGTCTATCCGCACCATAGAAATAGCGATAGAAAAATAAGAAAAAACCAGCCGTTGGTAATTGATGCAGGCACAGATTATAGAGGGTATAAGAGCGACCTTACCAGAACATTATTTTTAGGTACCCCTCCAAAAAAACTTGTTGAACCATTTAAGGTGTTACAAGAAGTTCTTTTAAAAACTATTGAATTTGTAAAACCAGGTATGGTAGGAAAAGAGATTCATTCTTTTGCAGTTGAAGTTTTAAAGAAGAACAAACTTGATAAATACTTTATACACGGGCTTGGACACGGGGTAGGTATAGATGTTCACGAAAAACCTTTTTTGAACTCTCAAAGTACAGATATTATACAAAAAGGGTGTGTTTTAACAATAGAACCGGGTATATACATTCCACAAGTAGGTGGAATGCGTTTAGAAGAGATGTTAATAATTTAA
- a CDS encoding right-handed parallel beta-helix repeat-containing protein, with product MKKILVCMYTLLFLCNLLKASDSGYQEWQKKRDSLLQSPDVVAYYTFENLKEDKTVLKDLSPNKRDLTYVPYKDPKTKEIFDDLQTIEGRWSEKTAGRFIESFYQGVPLNIENKQFTVEAWFRREGSGHNLPFSSAGFRNGWCVEFIFREGQAADIYFGIGRPEVYYAKVSAKVAISEKIWHHFASTWDGKEMKIFIDGKLVCKEVDIAIIEDGKRKRVKIDGYSGDYTPTKVPFKVGLGIHKKAFKRRPIIDLDEVVIYNRALSEEEISVLGKGSANISEKEIFATADEYIRAKNYKGAIEEYNKLKSLPNFGTEFALFNISETYRTAKDYASVHKTYGEIFNLPNLTSYYRIYGLFRQAEVYIEQKNFGKARENCSQILKIKDALASHVFKAELLKGDTYRFERKYSLARPIYTKLLIQQETSDYPHEGRRTELIERLELTDGLKDGEVEKSRQEKWLEIINSPKQVIYVSPKGKDTNSGTQKSPFATIKRAQEEVRKIREKGLPKGGITIFLREGRYFLTESISFERKDSGLEGSPIVYRSYPGEKVRLIGGVEVKKFVKLNDPNIIRRLPEEARDKVWVANLKSEGITDYGEYKNRGGQNHQDTISALEFFYGEKVMQIARWPNEWFARTGKIPSPDGEIGGRGKFKKSVIHYQGDRPERWLEEKDIWLHGFWYFVYNKDHVKIRNIDTKNHTISLFEDTRWSPSYALYNTLVGEDVPYYAYNLLCELDSPGEWYLDRETGKLYFYPPDGNISKEALISTLSTPILSINGASNIAFFGLTLEITRASGVEIRGGYNNIIASSIIRNTGQRGILVENGWNHTVVGCDIYDNGAGGILLSGGDRVKLIPSRHTAENNHIYRFNRFSGGSYANGIRLFGVGQRASHNLMYESPAIAMVFDASDHIMEYNEIHDAPTEGREIGAIYIYGAHNNWRWLNRGSVIRGNFVHHISSHSSPNLTHGINAIHLDGRNGGLVMENNIFYRFSSGISCSHPDMRIENNIFIDAERRGMHIGERGLDFFFDSEDNPKMRSIISWGKKLESLRYKQPPWSYRYPQLVVALIDKQPMRTKNTIVERNISTGGPFYAMGQIVKEDNPVRNNWDGEEPYFFNRKEADFKVRPGAPVFGLTGYEPIEVDKIGIYKDPLRASWPINRDKKDIGKYYNPDWTPLKNAPSTVMAPVKRISPPAYYNVFLRKNPINIDGKLDKNEWNGLNLRDVMVIDKEHMGEDTKGAPTYAWLLYDKDYLYIGTKHQPDPFEEGMLPRLKGHSPWFEIGIETQHGKHSKDWWNDDMVTGPVYIFTGKINGEFVVHNPFGMPYANVVKLQKSIEYKTFIIDKDTSEWTSEMKIPFADIGINPDNVEHLAFSIGTYKKRGFFNWIPTGSRLWRVENAGFIKLVK from the coding sequence ATGAAAAAAATATTAGTTTGTATGTATACACTTCTTTTTTTATGCAACCTGCTTAAAGCCTCTGATTCTGGCTATCAGGAGTGGCAAAAAAAACGAGACTCACTTCTCCAATCCCCAGATGTTGTTGCGTACTATACCTTTGAGAACTTAAAAGAAGACAAGACAGTCCTCAAAGACCTGAGCCCAAATAAGAGAGACCTCACTTATGTCCCATATAAAGACCCAAAAACAAAAGAGATCTTTGATGACCTGCAAACCATAGAAGGCCGGTGGAGTGAAAAGACTGCAGGAAGATTTATAGAATCCTTTTATCAGGGAGTACCCTTAAATATAGAAAATAAACAATTTACAGTAGAAGCTTGGTTTAGAAGAGAAGGTAGCGGACACAACCTTCCATTTTCTTCAGCAGGATTTAGAAACGGCTGGTGCGTGGAGTTTATATTTAGAGAAGGGCAGGCAGCCGATATCTATTTTGGTATAGGACGTCCGGAGGTCTATTATGCGAAAGTTAGTGCAAAAGTAGCAATTTCTGAAAAGATATGGCACCACTTTGCTTCCACCTGGGATGGCAAAGAGATGAAGATATTCATTGATGGTAAACTGGTATGTAAAGAGGTAGATATTGCGATTATTGAAGATGGTAAGAGAAAAAGAGTAAAGATAGATGGATATAGCGGTGATTACACCCCCACAAAAGTCCCTTTCAAGGTTGGTCTGGGAATACACAAGAAGGCTTTTAAGAGAAGACCCATCATAGATTTGGATGAGGTTGTTATATATAACAGAGCGTTGAGTGAAGAAGAGATTTCAGTACTTGGGAAGGGAAGTGCCAATATATCGGAGAAAGAAATCTTTGCAACAGCAGATGAGTATATAAGAGCAAAGAATTATAAAGGGGCTATAGAAGAATATAACAAACTCAAATCGTTGCCCAATTTCGGAACTGAGTTTGCTCTATTTAATATATCTGAAACATACAGGACAGCTAAAGATTATGCTTCTGTCCATAAGACATACGGAGAGATTTTTAATCTTCCTAACCTGACTTCTTATTACCGTATATATGGACTATTCAGACAGGCGGAGGTATATATTGAACAGAAGAATTTTGGAAAGGCAAGAGAGAATTGTAGCCAGATATTAAAGATTAAAGATGCTCTCGCCTCCCACGTTTTTAAGGCAGAGTTACTTAAAGGAGATACATACCGATTTGAACGGAAATATTCTTTGGCAAGACCTATATATACAAAATTATTGATACAGCAGGAAACTTCTGACTACCCACACGAAGGGCGTAGAACAGAACTTATAGAACGCCTTGAACTGACAGACGGATTGAAAGACGGTGAAGTAGAAAAGAGCAGACAAGAAAAATGGCTTGAGATAATCAATAGTCCCAAACAAGTTATTTATGTTTCCCCCAAAGGAAAAGATACCAACTCAGGCACCCAAAAAAGCCCTTTTGCCACAATTAAAAGAGCACAAGAAGAGGTGAGAAAGATAAGAGAGAAGGGGCTACCGAAAGGAGGGATTACTATCTTTTTGAGAGAAGGAAGATATTTTTTAACTGAAAGCATATCTTTTGAAAGAAAAGACTCCGGATTGGAAGGGTCTCCAATAGTATATAGAAGTTATCCCGGTGAAAAGGTGAGATTGATAGGTGGAGTGGAAGTAAAAAAGTTTGTTAAACTTAACGACCCTAATATTATAAGAAGGTTACCGGAAGAAGCCAGAGATAAGGTATGGGTTGCTAACCTTAAATCAGAAGGGATAACAGATTACGGTGAGTATAAAAACCGCGGGGGACAGAACCATCAAGATACTATATCTGCCTTAGAGTTTTTTTATGGCGAGAAAGTAATGCAGATAGCCAGATGGCCCAATGAATGGTTTGCCAGAACAGGAAAGATTCCAAGTCCTGATGGAGAGATAGGAGGTAGAGGTAAATTCAAAAAAAGCGTAATTCATTACCAAGGAGATAGACCCGAAAGATGGCTTGAAGAGAAGGATATATGGCTACACGGTTTCTGGTACTTTGTATATAATAAAGACCACGTAAAAATAAGAAATATAGACACTAAAAATCATACAATATCTCTATTTGAGGATACAAGGTGGTCCCCTTCTTACGCTTTATACAATACACTTGTTGGAGAAGATGTTCCCTATTATGCTTACAATCTTCTATGCGAACTGGATTCTCCCGGCGAATGGTACCTTGACAGGGAGACAGGAAAACTATACTTTTATCCACCTGATGGCAATATCAGTAAAGAAGCACTAATATCAACACTTTCCACTCCTATTCTTTCAATCAATGGCGCTTCCAATATTGCCTTTTTTGGGCTTACACTGGAGATAACAAGAGCCAGTGGAGTAGAGATAAGAGGTGGATATAACAATATTATTGCTTCCAGTATAATACGTAATACTGGTCAACGGGGAATATTGGTTGAAAACGGTTGGAACCATACTGTTGTTGGCTGTGATATCTACGATAATGGCGCAGGAGGTATCTTGCTTAGCGGCGGGGACCGGGTAAAACTTATACCTTCAAGACATACTGCTGAGAATAACCATATCTATCGCTTCAACCGTTTTAGCGGAGGTAGTTATGCTAACGGTATAAGACTTTTTGGGGTAGGACAGAGGGCTTCTCATAACCTTATGTACGAATCTCCCGCTATAGCAATGGTTTTTGATGCCAGCGACCATATTATGGAATATAACGAAATACACGACGCTCCTACTGAAGGGAGAGAGATTGGCGCTATATATATTTATGGCGCTCACAATAATTGGAGATGGTTAAACAGGGGCTCAGTAATAAGAGGCAATTTTGTTCATCACATAAGTTCACACTCATCACCTAACCTTACACATGGGATAAACGCTATACATTTAGACGGTAGAAACGGTGGTCTTGTGATGGAAAACAATATCTTCTATAGATTTTCCAGTGGTATATCCTGCTCTCATCCTGATATGCGTATTGAAAACAATATTTTTATTGATGCCGAAAGGAGAGGAATGCATATTGGCGAGAGAGGGCTGGACTTCTTTTTTGATTCAGAAGATAATCCAAAAATGAGGAGCATTATATCTTGGGGTAAAAAATTGGAAAGCCTCAGGTATAAACAACCGCCCTGGAGTTACAGGTACCCGCAACTTGTAGTTGCCCTTATTGATAAACAACCTATGAGAACAAAAAACACTATTGTAGAAAGGAATATCAGTACAGGAGGACCTTTTTATGCTATGGGCCAGATAGTAAAGGAGGATAACCCTGTAAGGAACAACTGGGACGGTGAAGAGCCATACTTCTTCAACAGAAAAGAAGCAGATTTTAAGGTTAGACCAGGAGCACCTGTCTTTGGTCTTACAGGGTATGAACCGATTGAGGTAGATAAAATCGGTATTTACAAAGATCCACTAAGGGCAAGTTGGCCTATCAATAGGGATAAGAAAGATATAGGAAAATATTATAATCCGGACTGGACACCTTTAAAGAATGCTCCGTCCACAGTAATGGCACCGGTAAAACGTATCAGCCCTCCCGCCTATTATAATGTTTTTTTAAGGAAGAACCCCATAAACATAGACGGAAAACTTGATAAGAACGAATGGAACGGATTGAATTTAAGAGATGTTATGGTGATAGATAAAGAACATATGGGAGAAGATACCAAAGGAGCCCCTACATACGCCTGGCTCTTATATGATAAAGATTATCTTTATATAGGAACAAAACACCAGCCGGACCCTTTTGAAGAGGGAATGTTGCCTCGTTTAAAAGGGCACTCCCCGTGGTTTGAAATAGGAATTGAGACCCAGCATGGAAAGCATAGTAAAGATTGGTGGAACGACGATATGGTAACAGGTCCTGTATATATTTTCACAGGAAAGATTAACGGAGAGTTTGTTGTTCACAACCCGTTTGGTATGCCTTATGCAAACGTTGTTAAACTACAAAAATCCATTGAATATAAAACGTTTATTATAGATAAAGATACTTCTGAATGGACCTCTGAGATGAAGATACCATTTGCTGATATAGGTATTAACCCAGATAATGTTGAACACCTTGCTTTCAGTATTGGTACATATAAAAAGAGAGGATTTTTTAACTGGATACCTACCGGTTCTCGGTTATGGCGCGTAGAAAATGCTGGCTTTATTAAACTGGTAAAATAG
- a CDS encoding PIG-L family deacetylase, which yields MKKTIMVIGAHADDIEVQAGGTLAKYLDKGYKGVYILATDDSAGICLDENGEYKRFLLPRESKDERHLEAEEGAAIFGLKPKFLDFKQRFFCDRKGNFYYFGTEEYIRMAIPESRDCILAAPEKRDCVDLLKNIIIEEEPEIIFTHQLDLDPEHRNVSSLVFKAFKLAEQEVELGTLYNWGPTSAGEIKHIKPDMLIDISKYFKTKLESCYVYKSQVDETFKRIVNQRAEWWGKELGVPYGEAFIKISPADPDIYNRDQILAFWD from the coding sequence ATGAAAAAAACTATAATGGTAATTGGTGCTCATGCAGATGATATAGAGGTCCAGGCAGGAGGAACTCTGGCAAAGTATCTTGATAAAGGATACAAAGGTGTATATATACTTGCGACCGATGATTCTGCTGGTATATGTCTTGATGAGAACGGAGAGTATAAACGGTTTCTTCTGCCAAGAGAAAGTAAAGACGAGAGGCACCTGGAAGCAGAAGAAGGAGCAGCTATCTTTGGTCTTAAACCCAAATTCCTTGATTTTAAGCAGAGGTTCTTCTGTGACAGAAAAGGTAATTTCTACTACTTTGGTACTGAGGAGTACATCAGAATGGCTATACCTGAAAGCAGAGATTGTATTCTTGCAGCCCCTGAAAAGAGAGACTGTGTTGACCTTCTTAAAAATATAATAATAGAAGAGGAGCCTGAGATAATCTTTACGCATCAACTCGATTTAGATCCAGAACATAGAAACGTATCTAGCCTTGTCTTTAAGGCATTTAAGTTGGCAGAGCAGGAAGTGGAGTTGGGGACTTTATATAACTGGGGTCCAACGTCCGCAGGCGAGATAAAACATATCAAGCCAGATATGCTAATTGATATCAGTAAATATTTTAAAACAAAACTTGAATCCTGTTACGTATATAAAAGTCAGGTAGATGAAACGTTTAAAAGAATTGTTAATCAGAGAGCTGAATGGTGGGGAAAAGAACTTGGCGTTCCTTACGGGGAAGCTTTTATAAAAATATCTCCAGCAGACCCGGATATATATAACCGTGATCAGATTCTTGCCTTCTGGGACTAA